Proteins from one Mesorhizobium shangrilense genomic window:
- a CDS encoding 3-hydroxybutyrate dehydrogenase — protein MIARKTAVVTGSTSGIGLAIAHALAAQGHNVVINSFSDTAADHAVADAIAKQHSVKTAYIKADMSKADECRALIARAAETFGTVDILVNNAGIQHVSPVEEFPAEKWDAIIAINLSSAFHTIAAVIPLMRQAGGGRIVNIASAHGLVASPFKSAYVSAKHGIMGLTKTVALELAREKITCNAICPGYVLTPLVEAQIPDQMKANKMDRETVIREVMLEKQPTKEFVTVEQVAAAAVFLCSDAAAQVNGTHISVDGGWTAQ, from the coding sequence TGATCGCCAGAAAAACCGCTGTTGTCACCGGCTCCACCTCGGGTATCGGCCTGGCCATTGCCCATGCACTGGCGGCTCAAGGCCACAACGTCGTCATCAATTCCTTCTCGGACACGGCCGCCGACCATGCCGTCGCCGATGCGATCGCCAAACAGCACAGCGTCAAGACCGCCTATATCAAGGCTGACATGTCGAAGGCCGACGAGTGCAGGGCGTTGATTGCCAGGGCGGCGGAGACCTTCGGCACCGTCGATATTCTCGTCAACAATGCAGGTATCCAGCATGTCTCACCGGTGGAGGAATTCCCGGCCGAGAAGTGGGATGCGATCATCGCCATCAACCTGTCGTCGGCGTTTCACACCATCGCGGCGGTGATCCCGCTGATGAGACAAGCCGGCGGCGGGCGGATCGTCAACATCGCCTCGGCGCACGGCTTGGTCGCCTCGCCGTTCAAGTCGGCCTATGTGTCGGCCAAGCACGGGATCATGGGATTGACCAAGACCGTGGCGCTTGAACTTGCGCGCGAAAAGATCACCTGCAATGCCATCTGCCCCGGCTATGTGCTGACGCCGCTGGTCGAGGCCCAGATCCCCGACCAGATGAAGGCCAACAAGATGGACCGCGAGACGGTCATCCGCGAGGTCATGCTCGAAAAGCAGCCGACCAAGGAATTCGTCACGGTGGAACAGGTTGCCGCGGCGGCGGTGTTCCTGTGTTCGGACGCGGCGGCGCAGGTCAACGGCACGCACATTTCGGTCGATGGGGGCTGGACCGCCCAGTGA
- a CDS encoding patatin-like phospholipase family protein, which translates to MTKNGKAEETKKINIALQGGGSHGAFSWGVLDRLLEDGRFDIAAVSGTSAGAMNAVALADGFVRGGVEGARRKLDDFWRAVAAKGRFSPVQRMPWDVAWGNWSIENTPGYLFFDTMSRVFSPYVANPLGLNPLRDVVAQEINFDNVRACKSMELFISATNVETGQLRVFSDGEIDLDTVMASACLPQLFRAVEIKGVPYWDGGYGGNPALYPFFKATATEDVLLVQINPVVREGTPKSANEIQNRIDEITFNAGLMREFRSIAFVKELIAAGRLPHGEYRDIRMHRIDADEAFKDLSASSKVNAEWAFLAYLRDLGRTAASDWLEENYDAVGKTATLDLSGQLDDGFKPVRGPAPGRRVKEFLAARLKPEVARRQA; encoded by the coding sequence ATGACGAAAAACGGCAAGGCGGAGGAGACCAAGAAGATCAATATCGCGCTCCAGGGCGGAGGCTCGCACGGGGCCTTTTCCTGGGGCGTGCTGGACCGACTGCTGGAAGACGGGCGGTTCGACATAGCAGCGGTTTCCGGCACCAGCGCCGGTGCCATGAACGCCGTGGCGCTGGCCGACGGTTTTGTCCGTGGCGGTGTTGAGGGCGCGAGACGGAAGCTCGATGATTTCTGGCGCGCGGTGGCGGCCAAGGGACGGTTCAGTCCGGTGCAGCGCATGCCGTGGGATGTCGCCTGGGGCAACTGGTCGATCGAGAACACGCCGGGCTATTTGTTCTTCGACACCATGTCGCGGGTGTTCTCGCCCTATGTCGCCAATCCGCTTGGCCTCAACCCGCTGCGTGACGTGGTCGCGCAGGAGATCAATTTCGACAATGTGCGCGCCTGCAAATCGATGGAGCTGTTCATCTCGGCAACCAATGTCGAGACCGGGCAGCTGCGGGTCTTTTCCGATGGCGAGATCGACCTCGACACCGTGATGGCGTCGGCCTGCCTGCCGCAATTGTTCCGTGCGGTCGAGATCAAGGGCGTGCCCTATTGGGATGGCGGCTACGGTGGCAATCCAGCGCTCTACCCATTCTTCAAGGCGACAGCGACCGAGGATGTCCTTCTGGTGCAGATCAATCCCGTGGTCCGCGAAGGAACGCCGAAGAGCGCCAACGAGATCCAGAACCGCATCGACGAGATCACCTTCAATGCCGGGCTGATGCGCGAGTTCCGCTCGATTGCCTTCGTCAAGGAACTGATCGCGGCCGGCCGGCTGCCGCATGGCGAATACCGCGACATCCGCATGCACCGCATCGATGCCGACGAGGCGTTCAAGGATCTCTCGGCATCATCGAAGGTCAATGCCGAATGGGCCTTCCTGGCCTATCTGCGCGATCTCGGCCGCACCGCAGCCAGCGATTGGCTGGAGGAAAATTATGATGCGGTCGGCAAAACGGCGACGCTCGATCTCTCCGGCCAGCTCGATGACGGCTTCAAGCCGGTGCGTGGCCCGGCGCCGGGCCGGAGGGTCAAGGAATTCCTTGCCGCACGGCTGAAGCCCGAGGTGGCGCGCCGTCAGGCTTGA